One region of Faecalibacter bovis genomic DNA includes:
- a CDS encoding polyprenyl synthetase family protein — MSNTVDLIKAPIAEEMKLFENKFFESMKSNVSLLDRITHYIVRRKGKQMRPMFVFLSAKMLGEMQDKTYRAASFIELIHTATLVHDDVVDDSQLRRGFFSLNAIWKNKVAVLVGDYLLSKTLIISTKNKDFDLLEVVSVAIQELSEGELLQLEKARKLDITEDVYYEIIRMKTATLIAACCKAGALSVGVDEETANKMHRFGELVGIAFQIKDDLFDYTTSNAIGKPVGIDIKEQKMTLPLIYSLNKVSDKDRKWLINSVKRYNNDKKRVREVIEFVKANGGIEYTRNMMQKYANDALDILKEMPDNEYRKSLELLVNYVMTRDK; from the coding sequence TTGAGTAACACAGTAGACTTAATTAAAGCTCCCATTGCTGAGGAGATGAAGTTGTTTGAAAACAAGTTCTTCGAATCCATGAAGAGTAACGTCTCGCTTCTCGATCGTATCACTCATTACATCGTTCGCCGCAAAGGAAAACAAATGCGACCAATGTTTGTTTTTTTATCTGCCAAAATGTTGGGCGAAATGCAAGATAAAACATATCGTGCGGCATCATTCATCGAATTAATTCACACTGCAACATTGGTTCACGATGATGTGGTAGATGATAGCCAATTACGCCGTGGGTTTTTCTCGCTAAACGCTATTTGGAAAAATAAAGTTGCTGTTTTAGTTGGTGATTATTTACTTTCTAAAACTTTAATTATATCTACTAAAAATAAAGATTTCGATTTATTAGAAGTAGTTTCTGTTGCAATTCAAGAACTTTCTGAAGGAGAACTTTTACAATTAGAAAAAGCACGCAAATTAGATATTACGGAAGACGTTTATTACGAAATCATTCGTATGAAAACTGCAACACTTATTGCGGCTTGTTGTAAAGCCGGTGCGTTATCAGTTGGTGTAGACGAAGAAACAGCAAATAAAATGCATCGCTTTGGTGAATTAGTTGGAATTGCTTTTCAGATTAAAGATGATTTATTTGATTATACAACTTCAAATGCAATCGGAAAACCTGTCGGAATCGATATTAAAGAACAAAAAATGACTTTACCTCTTATTTATTCATTAAATAAAGTAAGTGATAAAGATCGTAAATGGTTAATCAATTCGGTTAAGCGCTATAATAACGATAAAAAACGTGTTCGTGAAGTTATTGAATTTGTAAAAGCTAACGGAGGAATTGAGTATACAAGAAATATGATGCAGAAATATGCGAATGATGCATTAGATATCTTAAAAGAGATGCCAGACAACGAATATCGTAAATCATTAGAATTATTAGTAAATTACGTGATGACAAGAGATAAATAA
- the rlmN gene encoding 23S rRNA (adenine(2503)-C(2))-methyltransferase RlmN has protein sequence MDTKKDIRRLSQSEIEEYFKSIGEKSFRAKQVYEWLWKKNAHQFDDMTNISKALREQLGNSFQIQPVEVDLLQKSNDGTIKNAVKLHDGNVVESVLIPTDTRTTACVSSQVGCSLDCTFCATAQIKRMRNLTAAEIVDQVVIIDEESKRYFNRPLSNIVFMGMGEPLLNYNEVISAIKKITLPEGLGMAPRRITVSTSGIPKMIEKLADEDLRVNLAVSLHSAREEVRNVIMPFSVKFPLTDLIESLQYWYQQTGLRITFEYIVWGGVNDKKEDIDALVKFCKKVPSKVNIIEYNSIDDGIYKQASDKAIDDYIKALESNNIVVNVRRSRGKDIDAACGQLANKTGDN, from the coding sequence TTGGATACAAAAAAAGACATAAGAAGATTATCACAATCTGAAATTGAAGAATACTTCAAATCAATTGGAGAAAAATCATTCCGTGCAAAACAAGTGTACGAATGGTTATGGAAAAAAAATGCGCATCAATTTGATGACATGACGAATATTTCTAAAGCTTTACGCGAACAATTAGGAAATTCTTTCCAAATCCAACCCGTTGAAGTGGATCTTTTACAAAAATCAAACGACGGTACCATCAAGAATGCAGTTAAGCTTCATGATGGGAACGTTGTTGAATCTGTATTAATTCCTACAGATACAAGAACTACTGCTTGTGTATCATCTCAAGTTGGTTGTAGTTTAGATTGTACGTTTTGTGCAACTGCGCAAATTAAGCGTATGCGAAATCTAACAGCTGCTGAAATTGTAGATCAAGTAGTTATTATTGACGAAGAAAGTAAACGTTATTTTAACCGACCTTTAAGTAATATTGTTTTTATGGGGATGGGTGAACCTTTATTAAATTATAATGAAGTAATTTCAGCCATCAAAAAAATTACATTACCCGAAGGTTTAGGAATGGCTCCTCGTAGAATTACAGTATCAACTTCTGGAATTCCGAAGATGATTGAGAAACTAGCCGATGAAGATTTACGTGTGAATCTAGCAGTATCTTTACATTCTGCTCGTGAAGAAGTTCGTAATGTTATTATGCCATTCTCTGTTAAATTTCCGTTGACTGATTTAATTGAATCTTTACAATATTGGTATCAACAAACTGGTCTTCGAATTACTTTCGAATACATTGTTTGGGGAGGCGTTAACGATAAAAAAGAGGATATTGATGCCTTAGTTAAATTTTGTAAAAAAGTTCCATCTAAAGTAAATATCATTGAATATAATTCGATTGATGATGGTATTTACAAACAAGCTTCCGATAAAGCTATCGACGATTATATCAAAGCATTAGAAAGCAATAATATTGTTGTTAATGTAAGACGTAGTCGAGGAAAAGATATTGATGCAGCTTGTGGTCAATTAGCCAATAAAACAGGCGATAATTAA